ACAATGAATTGATATGATTTTCTGGAGAGGCAGCAATGCATTCAAAGAGCAATTCTGTTCTACCGCAGAAGGAATAGGTACGGTGACTATATACGTATATTCGTATAGAATACCCAGGTCTTTATTTGTTCCTTGCTCTTTACGTCATTCTTCACAGATATCCATCCAACGATCACATTTTATATACGCTTTCTTGTTTTACACGTATATCGTAAAACCCACACAATATGTTCAAAGGCGGACCCCGGCAGCTTCAGAATCCCGACAGAGCATCTTCAAATACCCGATGCCAGGTGCGTCAACCAGCTAGCCGTTGTGAATCGATCAGTTAACCGTTCACACAGAAATGCTTGAAGTTTGGGCACTATACTTACCAATGTAAAAATCCAATGCCTTATGTTCCTCGGCCATCACGAACAAAGCAACTTGAGATGGGGGCCGTAGGACGTGACAAGCCCAGTGTTGAGACTCCGGAAGAATTCAAGACTTCGGGCAAAGGAATTGCAGACAAAATTCTGGCGGCAAAAGAGGAAGACAGGaaaaagagggaagaagatgcaAAGAGAGCGAAGAGcaagggaaaaaaaaggagaagcAGGTCAGTTTGCATAAATACATATGACAAACCCATGCTTATAGATATATCATGGTGCAGCTACTCTTCCGACTCCGATTCAGCCTCCGGCTCAGATTCCAGCTCTAGCTCAGGTAGTTCGCGATCTCGGACCCGTCGACGACGCCGATattcttcatcttcatcgaGCTCTTTCACGCGTCGTCGCTCTGCTTCTCCCCGTCGAAAGCAAAAAGATTCGGATGCCGACGAGTCAAAACGCAGGTCTCCTTCGATTTCGAGATCACCATCTAGACGCCCGCCCAGACGTAGGAGGGCATCATCTGAGGAGAGTAGATGATCGCATATAGGGAACCATCTGGGCATGCATGATCGTACAACAACAGGATCTACCATCTAAAATTCAGTCTTCTCCTGTGGGGCAGGttgctcttcctcctcatcaacCTTGGCTTCAAGTTCTTCTTGCCTTTCCTCGGGAGTGCTCTCTCTCGTGCTAGGGGGTGGAGGTAGCACTTCCTCGTAAAACTTGCTCAATTGGTCTGTATCTGAACAGAAGTCTTCTAACTCCTTTCTTAAGGCTCGAGCTTCGTCGACTCTGTTTCCCACACCCTTTCTAGTAGGAGCCGACACCACCAATCGATTGTCACTCCATAAGAACCCTGCCTCGCCGCCAACACACTGAACTAACGCTAACCCTGTCTTGTGACAGAATTGCGAATAGGTATATTTGACATCGTCTTTGCGGTATGAGTATACGACCTCAATGTTCTCTGGGTATCGGTCTGTAGCTTCGACATCGAGGACGAAGCCAAACTTCTTAGTAAGGATTGAATACTCAAAGTAATTCTCCGCTTGGCCGGTGCCGTGAGCAACAGCAACCAGTCGAGTATGAAGGTCGGGGATTATTGGAGGAGCAAGTGCAAGGCGGATAGGGATGGGTGTACGATAAACGCACTTTTTGGGGATATCTGCAATTTGCTCAACTGGGGTCTCAACGAAGCGAAGGCCATATCGTTCTGCTTGGGCGGAAAGTTTTTGACGCAATTCCTCCAAAAGAGCAGCAGTAACACCCAGCCAATTAAGCTCAAAGTGGAAACTAGAATATTGTCAGCTTTGGATCGGATGCAAACGACTGAGACTCACGCATTCCTCGCGTTGTGAACAACATCGGCGTGCAGGATGGCCACCTCTGCTCTGTCACTCTTTCGGCCGGGATCAAGGTCCAACACCCTTTTCTGAGTCATCATGatctttctctttttcccGCCATTTTTAAGCTCG
This DNA window, taken from Cryptococcus gattii WM276 chromosome C, complete sequence, encodes the following:
- a CDS encoding uncharacterized protein (Similar to SGTC gene model, INSD accession EAL21595.1) is translated as MFKGGPRQLQNPDRASSNTRCQKCLKFGHYTYQCKNPMPYVPRPSRTKQLEMGAVGRDKPSVETPEEFKTSGKGIADKILAAKEEDRKKREEDAKRAKSKGKKRRSSYSSDSDSASGSDSSSSSGSSRSRTRRRRRYSSSSSSSFTRRRSASPRRKQKDSDADESKRRSPSISRSPSRRPPRRRRASSEESR